From the Arctopsyche grandis isolate Sample6627 chromosome 11, ASM5162203v2, whole genome shotgun sequence genome, one window contains:
- the LOC143919267 gene encoding uncharacterized protein LOC143919267, whose translation MFMNDWEEITVQHLNVTANLSQMDSEGFRDLREWCNPSDISPLQTPIIDDEFGFFNFVDMANSPKTIDSEGISKNMSTITGCSQYKPNPDVITDAVKNTTIVDESLPEVYNNYLYSGVSSVQSTLPEYEDEVEIDNQSYVNSPENGVFYENGLSSNNYENAYTDDIELSSTTNSFVTNDSVSAFDSDSKNNNMINSTTICVDPRTKITNIFFDNEESYDRSQTTMNYDRIITESVQTSFLLTDIKNNNDKVINDIIINGNYDLNTDEIKSNGDTKESNLKIICKNPNNDSGIWDVNNDVTTPDLFKTIELLETDTDFSSSHVSDCVTKPTNRPISRNIAMTSKNVDYDYSCTLTPPDTPKTISSKRKRDSEDEDISYVPPSKKKSNKIESTCCKTARMGRTSKKMDDNCSLSSFTTDDNSIASPDDMETLKRQRNNEASRRSRYNRKLKDMNMANFANDLEERNNKLRIDLVKLESKTVRLRKLLFDHMVQT comes from the exons ATGTTTATGAACGATTGGGAAGAAATTACGGTTCAACATCTAAACGTGACTGCAAATTTATCTCAAATGGATTCCGAAGGATTTCGAGACCTAAGAGAATGGTGCAACCCAAGCGATATCTCCCCGTTACAAACTCCTATCATTg ACGATGAATTTGGATTCTTCAATTTTGTTGACATGGCTAATTCTCCTAAAACAATTGACTCGGAGGGAATCTCAAAAAATATGAGTACAATTACAGGATGTTCTCAGTACAAACCAAACCCAGATGTCATTACCGATGCAGTTAAGAACACCACAATTGTTGATGAAAGTTTACCAGAGGTGTATAATAACTATTTGTACTCTGGTGTGTCAAGCGTTCAAAGTACATTACCCGAGTATGAAGATGAAGTAGAAATTGATAACCAGTCGTATGTGAACTCTCCCGAAAATGGAGTTTTTTATGAAAATGGTCTTTCATCTAACAATTATGAGAATGCTTACACGGATGACATAGAACTTAGTTCCACAACAAACAGTTTCGTGACAAATGATTCTGTTTCTGCTTTCGATAgtgatagtaaaaataacaatatgattAACTCGACAACAATATGTGTAGATCCAAGAACTAAGATAACGaacatattttttgataatgAAGAGTCATATGATAGGAGTCAAACAACTATGAATTATGATAGAATTATCACGGAGAGTGTGCAAACCTCCTTTTTATtaactgatattaaaaacaataatgacAAGGTGATAAATGACATAATAATCAATgggaattatgatttaaatactGATGAAATTAAAAGTAATGGTGATACAAAAGagtcaaatttgaaaattatttgtaaaaatccTAATAACGATTCTGGAATTTGGGATGTGAATAATGATGTGACCACACCTGATCTTTTTAAAACAATCGAGCTATTGGAAACTGACACGGACTTCAGCTCGTCCCATGTTTCTGATTGt gttaCTAAGCCTACAAATCGACCCATATCGAGAAATATTGCCATGACATCCAAAAACGTCGACTATGATTATTCTTGCACTTTAACTCCACCTGACACCCCGAAAACCATAAGTTCAAAAAGAAAAAGGGATAGTGAGGATGAGGACATTTCGTATGTACCGCCTTCAaagaaaaaatccaataaaattgAATCTACTTGCTGCAAAACCGCAAGAATGGGTCGaacatcgaaaaaaatggaTGATAACTGTAGTTTGTCATCATTTACGACCGATGATAATAGTATAGCCTCTCCAGATGATATGGAGACACTGAAGAGGCAAAGAAATAACGAAGCTTCCAGACGTTCACGGTACAACAGAAAATTAAAAGATATGAACATGGCTAATTTTGCCAATGATCTTGAAGAGCGAAACAACAAACTCAGAATAGATCTAGTAAAATTAGAGAGCAAAACTGTTAGGTTACGAAAATTACTTTTTGATCATATGGTTCAAACTTGA